In Eubalaena glacialis isolate mEubGla1 chromosome 4, mEubGla1.1.hap2.+ XY, whole genome shotgun sequence, one DNA window encodes the following:
- the ROPN1L gene encoding ropporin-1-like protein, whose translation MPLPDTMFCAQQIHIPPELPDILKQFTKAAIRTQPADVLQWSAGYFSALSRGDPLPVKDRIEMPMATQKTDTGLTQGLLKVLHKQCRHKEYVELADLEQKWKNLCLPVEKFRALLQLDPCENKIEGIKFLALGCSMLGGSLNTAMKHLCEILTADPEGGPARIPFETFSYVYRYLSGLDSDIPASDTEGYLSSLKDSVVSRKNGMIGLSDFLRSKEENLENLEKKTQKT comes from the exons ATGCCGCTTCCCGACACCATGTTCTGCGCGCAGCAGATCCACATTCCCCCGGAACTGCCGGACATCCTGAAGCAGTTCACCAAGGCTGCGATCCGCACCCAGCCCGCCGACGTGCTGCAGTGGTCCGCGGG GTATTTTTCAGCTTTGTCAAGAGGAGATCCACTTCCTGTAAAAGACAGAATCGAAATGCCCATGGCCACTCAGAAAACAGACACAGGCCTGACTCAAGGACTCCTTAAAGTTTTGCACAAGCAG TGTCGCCACAAGGAATATGTGGAATTAGCAGATCTTgagcagaaatggaaaaatctgTGCCTGCCAGTAGAAAAATTCAGAGCTCTCTTGCAGTTGGATCCTTGCGAAAACAAAATCGAGGGGATAAAATTTTTAGCGCTTGGATGCAGCATGCTTGGTGGG TCATTGAACACTGCGATGAAGCACCTGTGTGAGATCCTGACCGCTGACCCCGAGGGGGGGCCTGCGCGCATCCCCTTTGAGACTTTCTCCTACGTCTACCGTTACCTGTCGGGACTCGACTCGGATATACCTGCATCGGACACGGAGGGCTACCTCTCCTCTCTGAAGGACAGTGT AGTCTCTAGAAAGAATGGCATGATAGGACTTTCAGATTTTCTTCGTTCTAAAGAGGAAAATTTAGAAAACCTCGAAAAGAAAACTCAGAAGACATAG